The DNA segment TTGCGAGAATGGAAATTGGACTGCTGAGGTCGATTACTTTTCTAGAAATATAGTGTATAGATTCCAGGTGATCAATGATGAGGGATTTGTTTTCGATGCAGAATTTTCTTTGCACCATTTAAAATTTCCACATAATTATGAAGAATTTGTTATTTATGATTTCTGGAATTCCAAGAATTTTCCAGAGAACTATTTAAATAATAAAATATTAAAAAACAGACTTCGTCATTTTAAAGCCGAAAAAGTTTCGGTCTTGAAAAAGCACACGCATATTTTTCGGTTAGAAGCACCAATTGATCATCTGAATTGGAAGGTGGTGATCTTAGGTAATTGTGAAGCATTGGGAAACTGGGAATATCTGAAGACGGTACCGATGTCTCAAACAGATTTTGGGATTTGGGAAGTAGCGTTAGAACTGCCGCATAATCAAATAATCCAATACAAATATGGGTTAAAGAATCTAGACTCAGGTGAAGTTTTTGATTTGGAATATGGCGCAAATCGATGGACTTTGCCAAATGACGAAAGGAATACGCTGTTCATCAAAGCAGATCATTATTTTCGATTTAAGCCTTATCAAATGTATCATGCAGCTGGAGTAGCCGTTCCTGTTTTTTCTTTAAGAACAAAAAATGGTTTTGGCGTAGGTGAATTTTTAGATTTAAAAAAGCTCGCTGATTGGGCCAAGAAAACAAATCTTTCTATTTTACAGATCTTACCTGTTAATGATACTACGGCGAATTACACTTGGTCAGATTCTTACCCATACGCTGCAATTTCGGTCTATGCGCTACATCCCCAGTATTTATCAATTGAGAATCTGGAGCATCAAATGACCGAAGAATTAATGTCAGAATTTGTAGCAGAGAGAAAAAATTTAAATTCTCTACATCATGTCGATTATGAACGAGTGGTTTCCGGCAAATGGTATTATGTCAGATCCATTTTTAAAATAAAGAAAGACGTTATTTTAAAAGACCGGCATTTTAAACAATTCATAAAACAAAATGAAGATTGGTTGATTCCTTACGCGGCTTTTTGTGTTTTACGGGACCAATACAAAACCCCTAATTTTAACGAATGGAAAACGCATAAGAAATATATCAGTGGAAAAATAAACTCTTTTTTTGATCCACAACATAAATATTTTGATATCGTCATGCTGCATTGTTGGGTGCAGTATCAATTACACGTACAGTTAAAAGAAGCAATTAATTATACGCATAGTCTAGGAATTTCTGTAAAAGGAGACTTGCCGATAGGAATTTTTAGATATTCGGTAGAAGCGTGGACCGCGCCAGAGCTTTTTGAGATGGATTTTCAAGCTGGAGCACCTCCAGATCAGTTTAGTGATTTGGGACAGAACTGGGAATTTCCCACTTATAATTGGGAGGCTATGAAAAAAGATGGTTACAGTTGGTGGAAGAATCGTTTCAAAGCTTTAGAGCAATACTTCGATGCAATGCGGATTGATCATATATTGGGGTTTTTTCGGATCTGGAGAATGCCTATGAGTGCAACACAAGGAATTTTAGGCTATTTCTATCCAGCGATTCCCGTAACAATGGATGAATTCTTTGCGAGAGATATTCCCTTTAATTATGAAAGATATTGTAAACCTTTCATCAATGATCAAATTCTTGCTATCTATTTCGGAGAACAAAAGGATAGAATCATCGACCATTTCCTGAATGCACATACGGACGGTTCTTATTCTTTTAGGCAACTATTTGATTCTCAGCGAAAACTTACCGATTATTTTAAAACCAATGCTTTTGGAGAAGCTGAAGGTCAGTTGGTTTCTTTAGCTGCAAATGTGCTTTTCTTAGAGGAACATTTAAAAAATAATGAGACTGTTTATCATCCAAGGTTTAATATTGAAAAAACTGCTTCTTACCAATATTTGAGCGATGACGAGAAAGGAAAACTGTCAGAATTATATGTCGATTATTTCTTTAAGAGACAAGATGGGTTGTGGTATCAGAAAGGCATGGAAAAACTCCCGGTGATCTTGAATGCTACTGATATGTTAATTTGTGGTGAAGATCTAGGACTGGTGCCCGAATGCGTTCCAAAAGTAATGAATCGATTAGGAATTACAGGTTTGAAAGTACAGAGGATGCCTGCAGGTAATATACCATGGTACAATCCCAAAAAAGTAGGATATATGAATGTAATCACGGCTAGCTCTCACGACAGTTCTACGTTGAGGCAATGGTGGCATGAAAATCGGGTTTTCACTCAGCAGTACTTTCACCAGCAATTAGGTCAATATGGTACTGCTCCATGGGATTTAGAACCAGAAATAGCAGAAATGATCATGAAGCAACATCTTTATAATGATGCAATGCTGGCGATTTTCCCTATTCAGGAATTTTTTGCCACGGACAAAGATCTTGTAAATCCAGATACGAATGAAGAAAGGATCAATGATCCCTCCAGTTTTCCGCATCATTGGCGATATCGAATGCATCTTAATTTAGAACACTTAATTAATCAAGAAGAATTTAACCAAAAGATAGCATCGTGGATTTCTGATTCCAATAGAAATTAAATTTAATTTTTATTAAATCAAAAGTTGTTTATCAAAGGATTTACAATTTAATCAATTGTTAATCATTGTTTTAAAAATAAGTTAGTGCCTAGGTTTTAACTTTTTTTTCATTTTGATATCAAAACATTAGCAGTGCTATGGAATTTACAATTTATTATACCTAATAAAAAGATACAGTTAAAATTTTGGCACGTTATTTTATTAATAGTTAAATAATTAACCAAAACAGCAATTTGAAATGAAAAAAATACTACTTGGTTTATCGGTGTTTTTAATGACATTGGTTTCCGCCCAAAATTACCCTGATTATTATCCGAATAGCAGTTATGGAAGCGATCAGAATTATAGTGATTATGATGACGAGTTTTATTTCCCAGATGATTACTATTATGAATATCCTTCTGATTATTATAGCAGTGATTTATACAGGAGTTATTATAATGATTACCGCAAAAGTATTTATAATGTAAATTGGAATCGATTTTTTGCGACCTACAGACTTTCACCTTGGCAAGTGCAGGAAATCATGATGCTGAATGAAAGCTTCCCATCTTACTCGGCTTGGAATTCTTATTATAGATATAATCCGGACAGATGGTACTATGATAGATTTTATGCATTACAAAGAATATTAGGACCAAATGTCTTTGTGGTTTTCCAGAATAATTATTACCGCGGTTATAACCCGATTGTTTATTATCAAAATTACAATCGCAGACATTACGCAAGAAATATTTATGTAGTTCCGAGATACCGGAACATTAATGTCAATGTTTATAGAGTGAATAGAAATGAGTATCACCAAAGTAATCCAAGAGTAAACATAGGGTTTACAAAAGATCAGAGGTCAAGAGCCACTCAAAGTAATAATAATATTGGATTTAGAAGTGAAGGAGTAGTCGCTGGAAGTAGTACTGGAAATAATGGATTCAGAAAAGATTCTTCGACTCCTACCAGAACCGAGGTGACTACGAGAGATAATAGAACGAGAAGTGAAGTTCAAATTCCTAGCAGCAATAGTGGATTTAGAACGGGCAGCAGCAGGTCAGAGCCAATGAAACCAAATAACTCGCCGGTTAGAAAAGTAGAAACTAATTCAGGATTTCGTAATGGTGGTAATTCTGGGACTTCACCACAGACAACTAACGCAGGAAAATCGGGATTTAGACTTACCGCCCGATAGTTTTAGATTTTAATGTTAATAATGATGGAGAGCAGTTTGAAAAAAGCTGCTCTTTTTTAGTATTCATTTCTAATAAATTCAGCAGTGTATTAAGAAATCATTTTTCAACGCTGTCCTGTAAAAATTAATTGGTCGTTATCCTCTTTTAACTATCTGAAAATTTACTTATCCAACATAAAATAGAAGCAGTTGAATGCAACTTTTTGTAAGTTTTTTGTTTTAACAAAAGTTTATGATTCAATGGTTTAACTATCCATAATTATCTTTATCAAACAAACAGAAAACAAGAAATACTATAATAATTTATACAATGAAAAAATTAATTTTTAGTGCAGCTTTCGTTACGATCGGGACTTTTGTAATGGCACAACAAGCGACAAAAATGCATAAAATGGATCCAGCACAAATGGAGCAGAAAAGAGGCGAGCACATGTTGAAAATGAAAACAGACTTGAACCTTTCTGATGCCCAGGTTGCAAAAATAAAAGCTTTACAAGATCAAAGAATAGCAGAGAGAAAACAGATTGCTCCACAGAAACAAGCTGAAAGGAAAGCCAAAATGGAGCAGATGAAGGCCAAGAGAATGCAGCATCAGGCCGAAATGAAGCAAATTCTAACGCCTGAGCAATACCAGAAATGGCATGCAAATAACAAGGGTAGGATGCATAAGAATGGCAAAATGATGAAAGGAAAAAAAATGATGATGATTCAAAAAGCGAAATAATCAGTTCATAGTTTTATTTTTTAATGTTAGGCGGAGCAAATGTTCCGCTTTTTTTTTGCTCCTATTTTTAATATCTTTGTTTTAAATAGAATTTACAATGATCAGTACAAAAATAGCAAGTTTGGTTAACGACCAAATTACGAATGAGCAGTACGCTGCGCAATATTATTTATCAATGTCTGCTTGGTTTTCTGCCCGCGATTTAGATGGAATTGCTAATTATTTCCGCATTCAAAGCAAAGAAGAATTGATGCATGCTGATAAGATGTTCGATTATCTAAATGATGTTGGAGCAGAAATTAAAATTGGGGCAATCGAGCAGCCTCCTCATCAATTTGAAGATGCTACGGATATCTTTGTAAAAGCTTTAGAACACGAAAAAATTGTTACTAGAAGTATTTTTAATATACTTAAAAACGCCAATGATGAAGGTGATTTTGCAACCGTATCTTTTCTGCAGTGGTTTGTAACCGAGCAGGTTGAAGAAGAGGCAAACGCTTCGCAATTGGTGACTAAAATAAAAATGGTGTCCGAAAATCCTTCTGCGCTTTATCTGTTCGACCAGGAATTGGCGCAAAGGGTATTGTTAGCACCTTAAATTAAAAAGAGCTTTTGCCTTTTAAAAAATAAACCTGCCTCGGAAGAGGCAGGTTTTCTTTACACGTAAATCAATTCGCTCTTCATTACTTTTTTACCCAGTTTTTCCAGTACAGATTGGTATTGATCCACTTGCAGCTGATGTTTTTCCTGTGGATCTCCAGTTTT comes from the Chryseobacterium sp. SNU WT5 genome and includes:
- a CDS encoding 4-alpha-glucanotransferase — translated: MKLYLNINYRTNFGENLQVVVFEEGTNEKTYPLRYCENGNWTAEVDYFSRNIVYRFQVINDEGFVFDAEFSLHHLKFPHNYEEFVIYDFWNSKNFPENYLNNKILKNRLRHFKAEKVSVLKKHTHIFRLEAPIDHLNWKVVILGNCEALGNWEYLKTVPMSQTDFGIWEVALELPHNQIIQYKYGLKNLDSGEVFDLEYGANRWTLPNDERNTLFIKADHYFRFKPYQMYHAAGVAVPVFSLRTKNGFGVGEFLDLKKLADWAKKTNLSILQILPVNDTTANYTWSDSYPYAAISVYALHPQYLSIENLEHQMTEELMSEFVAERKNLNSLHHVDYERVVSGKWYYVRSIFKIKKDVILKDRHFKQFIKQNEDWLIPYAAFCVLRDQYKTPNFNEWKTHKKYISGKINSFFDPQHKYFDIVMLHCWVQYQLHVQLKEAINYTHSLGISVKGDLPIGIFRYSVEAWTAPELFEMDFQAGAPPDQFSDLGQNWEFPTYNWEAMKKDGYSWWKNRFKALEQYFDAMRIDHILGFFRIWRMPMSATQGILGYFYPAIPVTMDEFFARDIPFNYERYCKPFINDQILAIYFGEQKDRIIDHFLNAHTDGSYSFRQLFDSQRKLTDYFKTNAFGEAEGQLVSLAANVLFLEEHLKNNETVYHPRFNIEKTASYQYLSDDEKGKLSELYVDYFFKRQDGLWYQKGMEKLPVILNATDMLICGEDLGLVPECVPKVMNRLGITGLKVQRMPAGNIPWYNPKKVGYMNVITASSHDSSTLRQWWHENRVFTQQYFHQQLGQYGTAPWDLEPEIAEMIMKQHLYNDAMLAIFPIQEFFATDKDLVNPDTNEERINDPSSFPHHWRYRMHLNLEHLINQEEFNQKIASWISDSNRN
- a CDS encoding ferritin; this encodes MISTKIASLVNDQITNEQYAAQYYLSMSAWFSARDLDGIANYFRIQSKEELMHADKMFDYLNDVGAEIKIGAIEQPPHQFEDATDIFVKALEHEKIVTRSIFNILKNANDEGDFATVSFLQWFVTEQVEEEANASQLVTKIKMVSENPSALYLFDQELAQRVLLAP